The DNA sequence TTAGGATtacaatggttacaaaatatacatacgATACTTATCATACAAATCTCTTGAATCCGGTATGttccggagtctgtaatttatcacaggcCCTCCGTGtccttattatgccccccttcgaagaaggaggggtatattgttttgcagatgctggtcggaatgtagaccattccgtttccggatgataactcaaaaactcttgggcctaggatcatgaaaattgatagggaggttagtcatcaccagcagatgacccctatagattttgaggtctgtatgtcaaaggtcaaggtcacagtgaccctgaatagtaaaacggtttccggatgatagctcaataacacttgggcctaggatcacgaaaattaatagggaggttggtcatgaccagcagatgacccctattgattttgaggtcagtatgtaaaggtcaaggtcacagtgaccctaaacagttaaacagtttccagatgataactcaagaacgcttaggcctagggtcacaaaagttgatagggagattggccatgaccagcagatgatccctattggttttgaggtcattaggtcaaaggtcaaggtcacattggccaggaacagttaaacggtttctgatcttcttgttcaaaaccatagggcctaggatttggtatgtagcacaatctagtggtcctctaccaagattgttcagattatttccctggggtcaaatatggccccaccccgggggtcacatggtttatatagacttatataggaaaaaaaccttttgtccaaaaccacagggcctagggctttgatattttgtatatgacatcatctagtggtcctctactaagattgttcaaattattcccctagggtcaaatatggctccgccctgggggtcacatggtttacatagacttatatagggaaaaactttgaaaattttcttgtccaaaccacaaagaccatggctttgatattttgtaatgtagatatcatctggtggttctctaccaagtttgttcaaattatccctctagggtcaaatatggccccgccccaggggtcacatagttcatatggacttatatagggaaaaacttagaatcttcatgtccataacttacatcattcaaatttggaccacatgtatactTTTGAggggcaagatgaaccttgacatgagttgaccttgatcttgacctagtgacctactttcacatttctgaagctacagccttcaaatttggaccacatggataggtttgtgtaccgaaaaaaacctttgaccttcttattgacctagtgacctactttcacatttttaaaggtacaggcctcaaatttggaccacatgcatagttttttgttccaaaataaaatttgaccttgattttgacctggtgacctactttcacatttctcaagctacagccttcaaatttgaaccacaagcatagtttcgtgtactgaaatgaactttgaccttgagattaacctaatgacctaatttcacatttctgaaggtacaggcttcaaatttggaccacttgcataattttgtgctccaaaataaaatttgaccttgattttgacctagtgacctactttcacatttctcaagctacaaccttcaaatttgaaccacatgcatagttttgtgtaccgaaatgaactttgaccttgagattgacctagtgacctacttccacatttctcaagccacaggcttcaaatttggatcacatgcatatttttgtgttctgaattgaaatttgacattgatttttacctattacctactttcacatttctcaagctatagcctccaaatttgaagcacatgcatagttctgtctaccgaaatgaactttgaccttgaaattgatctagtgacctactttcacatttctcaaaccacatctttcaaatttggaccacatacacattgttttgtaccgaaatgaaaattgaccttgattttgaccttgagctagtctttaaatttggaacattcaaaaatggctcagtggatggtgccaagatcactctgtaatctcttgttaggttaataggttagtggtcaaggtcagattaaaccagaatggtagaacttttgtttacagtgagcatataatttctgttccttgtgcaattactgaatgcatcaaggggggcatttcgtgttcgacgagctcttgttttagccACAGTCCGTAAAACCTGATGTCATCTGTCATATATTAAATGTTATAAGAGGTAGTACCCGAAGACTGAAAACAAACGCAACGTCATACGTCATGTTAACTGACGTCATACATAATTTTTATACGTTTGTATACattgtttattttatgctcttcagtgaaacactgaaatttatcagtgaaattgggtaaaattgatattttcactgtttcaaacagtgaaaatcatttttatttttcactggtacggaacttcatttgaatgcgaaataatattaattataaataatagaaaaaattccttgcaaaatattcttcagtaaaggtataggtatataaaaataataacaggatcataaatatttacattctgtcataataaaaattaatgaaaaagaaatcaggaaacgtaattaAGTAtttagtttttctacaaagaaaaGATATcttgacgtcatgatgcgatgcacgtgatgttgcgcggacaaactggactcgtgaacaccataatttacattatatatatgaCATTATAGTGTTCATTCGgtaaaatatatttcgatcttacaccaaaacaaacaaatatactcaATATATTTGCCTGAAGAAGTATTTTAATTAATACGAAACgcgttgcaaacttgagttgtTTTCTCTCCTTAACCATTATAATAGCATGAAAACAAATGATAGGAGACTAAATGATTTCTTTGCAATTAAAGTGTTTTGTACAGCTTCGAAGCTCTGTATCCTTATTATTATATACATCATGGGAAAATGACTATATTGTCAAGTTTATGATCAAGTTTATGACCCCTAAACTAAACCTTTAATGGAGAAAGATCTCTAAGAATAACTGATAAATGTGCTtacaataaattatatgtttaaaataatatcacTTAATGTAAAGTAAAAACAATACAATGATCTTAAGATTTTTAAGAGAGAAGATCGAACTGGATGTATACAGTGTTAAGCATAACTTACTCATGATAAAATTAACAAGTAGACTGTAATGACCCTCGGGGGATTCCCGTATGTGATCTTTTTTGGAATTTGGAATGTTATAACCTCTTTAACTTCCCGTGTGTTCGTCTTTGCCTTAGTCTGGGGTTCCTCGGCGAACTGtttttgtcgattcgccgtaaaaaccAATCAATTCATTCATTATTCTCGAGTCTAATTAACCCATTTCAAAATACATCAACatggaaaaaaatcctattagCTTAAATTACAGAAGTTTGGATTTAGAAATTATATGTCATTAGGTCCAAGATACATATTAGCTTCCGGAAGTAAATGCAAGGCCCGTTTTTATCgacggatgtctcttaattgcaTTTTTAACTTGTAACATGCGCAAAtgatgagttctgctcaacccggagctagagggcgtgtACGTTGGCATGCGTTTCTGCTACCACCAATAAGtcggctcaatcaaaccgaggctgCAATAGTTTCATTTTTGTCACGTTTGGCGATCTATTGGGTTTCAACCTTTGCCATTcttttatataaagaaataaaaagcatGTTTTCTGACAATTTGATTAACTATTTAATCTCATTTTGTGATAAAACGATAAGTTAGATCTTGTCCGAAAACTTTTACTTGTTTGTATGTTGAGCTTATTTCCCCCCGACAATGTTCTAAAAACATTTTGGCGTGCATACACTTGTACAACCTTGAAAACCTAAGATCATATAACAATGAAGCTGTTGAGATAAGATATACTGCAGTATATTGTATGGACTTCACAGCATTATTTCCATGTATTATTTTGGCCGATAGTTCATCATACTCCCGTTTCTTTATAGTCGTCAACTTTTTCCCTCACCCTTGTCTTTCAATGTTTTTGTGTTCGCCAGCCTTTCAGTACTTTCATAACTTTGATTTATAGTCGCTACCAGTTATTCATACGAGTCGCGACTACCTCAGAACAATTCGAATTGAGTTTTAGGATAGTGCAAAACACTTCCAGAAGCTACTCCAGGCTTGTTCTTTACCTTGCCAGGTATAAAAAGCCCATACATGGGACTCTTATTAGGAAGAATGGAAGTCATGTTTGAACGAGGGATCACACCTGGCTCCATAGTCCGGTGTCTGACCAGTTGACTACTGCGGCAACAGAcatacattctcatccatcagaggttcgtcaaaatacCAGGGAACCTGACATAGTGCCGTTACTGAAAACAATGGCCTCGTACCTCGTTCAATGAAATCCTTTTTTCAGCCTTTCAACTTTGTGAGAttcatttaattttctttctaaaCTTTTTCCATTTAGATAAGCTCAAGGCAGCCTTAAGAAAATGACACTAATTAACAAAACATTATGACAAAAGACCTTACTCTTAGCAAAATGCATTAAGCAAACTAAATCCTGACTATTGGTTTTTGCTTCTCGTTGTAATATTGAGTGTTTTTTGATAAaccattttctgttgttttgttggCTTGCCCTATTGAAGGAACCTTTAACAAAAGCTGTAGTTACATTACGATTTTTTGCGTCGTGACAGGAAGACAGCTAAATTAATAAATGCTATTAATGCTAAAGGATATTTTGTTAAATGAGCCGTCATGAGAAACCAACATGGTTCGACCGAATGGTTCCAACCACTGCAATACGCGCATCTGGTCAGCCCAGCTAGTtccttttaaagcctattggaatatgAGAAACTAGTTACGAACAGCTGGAGCCTGACCGACTGGCGGAATGtgaggtctggatccatgctggtcgcaaacccactatgttggttttcccatggcacggctccaATGATTATACAGCTGAATTTGTTTACACAATAACAATGCGATACAAACAACCATAGCTCCTCAATTTAATCAGTGAGGAAACTATAGTAATAGTGATGACAATTCTGTATGCTCGTTTTAAACTTATCAGTGGCGGAATTGCAGACGTTGcagttcttgtttatttttatgcatCTTAAATCTAGCGTAATTATTCGTCTGTTCTTTTTAAATTTGTGGGTTTCTAGCCCATCCGATTGAGCGGGTTCCGTTCCGAGCCATCTGGTTAGCGCGGATTTTTTAGCCCTCCGGTTGGTGCCAGTTTAAGTCCACCCGGTTGGCGCATTAGGTGTACTATCATTCAACATGTTGCGATTTAAATCCCCAAGCGAGCTACTGTTTTGTACAAAAACTAATAGATGTAATTCCTTCGCTAACATTGATTCTTGTGAAGAAGATATAAACTACTTGTGGATAACAATAGGGAACCTGTTACGGAATGTCTGCCTGGTATACTGACTGCCACTGAATCAGTTTAAACAAACAGATAAACAAAAGTTTAGTTTCAAGTCTCCGGACGACTTGCCAACTAAAACCACGGGTGCCACGAGGTTGTGTTATTTCGGGATATACCCGGGCACCAGAATAGAACCACAAGCCATTTGAAAATTAGCTGGACGAAAAGTAAGACATGAGCTTCAGAAGCAAGTGATTCTAAGCCAGCGATCCAACCTCCCTCACTTCTAGCTGCACCTGAATGATAGTATTTTGCTTCCAAAGGTTCTTCAAATAGATTTCGTTGATTTACTTTCAAAATTGTCTCTATGTACGTTTGTGTAAATGATCGATCCATACAATGCTGTAGGGTTTTGTTTTAGGGAGGCTGCAATTCTGACAACATTAAATATGCGAACAATATATTGACAACATACACTTATTCGTCCTCTACTCTgattatgtggggaagttggcagttgcttgcggagaacaggtaagtactgTACAGAATCCTAAATTAGCTTCTCCGTtagataactgaaatactgctaaaAAACGGAGCTAAAACTACaacaaacaaagcaaacaaaccGATCTTTTCATATAGATTTACACGATGTTACTGTTTGTTACACATCACCAGTAGCTTATTCAAACTTTAGTCTGGCCGTTCAAAtgctttaaaaaacaaagacaaacatcaaacagggaacgccacgtcccaaaaacgaaacccacagcacgaaAGACGCGTGCAccaaacgcacacacacacacagccaacacattaagacaaaacgaacaaacaaaggaacacacacacacacacacacacaaagccaacacatcaggacaaaacgaacaaacaaaggaacatagtggggcaccgccttggaacggtcaatggcaaaaacaccactggggagcttaaaccggtttatggtgtgcacccaaACTCACTCTTAAACCATGTGaagatatattttcaattatttatgcCAGCGGTCCTTGGGTAACAAGCCTGTCTGTAAAATATTAGGGCAGATGTaggcacttgaaatttctgagataacaaagaggccagtactggttcttccaaggaaaggAGGTTTCGCTTGTACATGTTCCAAACACCGGCCACGTTAAAGAACAATACAGTCTGTTCGCAGTTTGCTGGACTTgcatatatgtaaaagatttcTGTCTCTCTGTTCCGCTGCTGTATGTAAagtgcatttgaacgtgtttgtcGTGAACAGGGTGctatgtaaatctggtataacagATCATATTCGGCATAATGCGCCGAGTTCACGCAgtttaattttcaacattttaaaatcaatacTTCACAAAGCTTTTACACTTAGtctatataaatttaaagttatttcaagtGCTCAGCTTTGTTTCAAGACAATGTACCAATCGCTTTAGCCAATAGTTCTTTGGAAGACcattatatttttgaataataatttatataaagctTCCGTTACGTTTAAAGAGAAATATTGTAAGCTTCTCTTTGAACTTTATCAAGTCTGACAATAAGTGCACTGTGCATTGTTTAAGAAAGTATCGCATAAAAACGGAGTTTCTGTTGGCTGTATATCCAGCCAAGTATCGTAGACTTCACAGCAAAAAGGCGCTAAGTCTAGTAGAAATCTTCCAACTTGGATTATAAGATTCTTTAATTGTTTGTATATGCAGATTGGAACATCCGACTCTCGGGTACCTGTTaaggtggtaacgaggctctgtaTGACGTTATACTCAGCAACTGGTAGTAaaattcagttcagtttattTTAAAAGGTGCCTGAATTTCACGCCAATAAACAAGACATGGAGAATAACATAGAGAAATAATGTATGTCAGAACCATCCTTAGTATATGGAAACAATAcgtctgcggaataatttcacgctACGTATAACCGATTCATATTGTTCagatttatatattgaaaatggttctgctatatattactTCGAAACAAGAAGATGACAAAGGAAATCACTATTTCATAGGGCATGTATGTCGCCAAAAATAGCACATCGACGTGACGTCAAGGCGCAAGCATGTTTTAAAATTGCGGAAAGTAACACGTGCCGCGGAGTAATTTATGAGTGCGTTCAGGATAGTGCCTTATAACCTATACAGTGTATGTGAATTAAATGTAATACCATTCTGTTATATCATCTCAATTCTGAAACGCCCATTATATAAAGTAGTACATCAAATGTAGTGACACATTTTCTCGGCGTACGTAATACGCCAAAAAATATGACGTGATGACAAACTTattgttttaattaactgaaatgAGCGTGGATTTTTCATATTAGCATGTATGGTAAATAAGGCTGCTGGTGGTGTTGATGACAAATACAATTTATAGTTTTACAATATATTACATACAAATATGATTGCATGACtgtttaaacatagaaatatgaaagaaatacattttttagTATGAATCGTTCCAACTTCCAAAAATGTAAAGACACCTTTTTGTTGAATGTTGATATTTCATACACAGACCCGTTTGGGCTGCGTAATCGGACTAAAGTTTATTCAGGCATAAATCataaattttcaatttatctGGAAATTTTCAGCTCATGCAACATTTTTCCTTTGCCAACTTTGTCAGAGTTTTGTCACATCCAAAAAAAAATAGGTTCATGAAATTATCAGGATTTCAGTTTTTCTCACAATTATATATGCCTGTAGAATTTTTGGAGAGATTTCAGGTATACCTTTTATTTTCACAGCCGCCATGTACATTCATCTACCGACTCATCAATCTACTCAATATCAATAATCAATGTGTCTTCATAATGTTTCAACAAGatgaaacatgttttgaaatattgttcAAGTTCAGTCAATTAAAATACCATTGAATGTTGTCCTGCCAGGCCAGATGTAATACTTTTGTTGATTGTATGTCTGTATCCAAACCTTGTCACCACTGGAGAGATATGCTATACCTGCATTCCCACCTGTACGTTTAGGTCCGCCTTGTACAATAGCTGCTGTTGTCCAAGATCCGCGTACTATTAACCCTACATGAGCTGTGTTATTATACCCGCCTTGCACgttgaatgtaaacaaatacgTTCCGGATTTTGGTGCTGTAAAGATTCCCGTTGATGAGCTGTACCCTCCACCGTGACTGTACACAACCTCGTCAAATATTATCTTTTCGCATTTACCGTAGTGGCTGCGTTTTGTTTCTAGTTTTGCGGAAAATGCTACTTTCCTTGCTGCAATTAGAATGATTTTTTAGAGACAAGCATATTTTAGTCGTTAAACAGGAACATTAAGTGTacaactttaaaaattatttattatctaaTTTAAAAATGTTAGACTATGTATATcggcaaaaataaaaatgtaaagtattaTTTATCTATAGAATATTATGTATTATCAGTATAAATAAGGAATGTTGATATCTCGCGACGGTATTATGctcttgatatttaaaaaaacactGGATCGACatgtattaaatattaaaacttttctTTGTTACCTTCCTCCTTTGAAATTCTATTGCTCAGCCGGCTGATCTGACCGTCAAAGTTGTCTTCCTGGctttctgaaacattttatttgtcaaaTGAATACGAACCCtataaaatacagatataaaatGTTTCCTGCTATTTTTCTCTGGTTCATTAAAATATATCGGTGgactttatataatatatatttgttttgcctATATTTGTACTATAAATTTCGagcaagttactttctccaaatAAATTAACGATTTTCAGAATTCAGATTTAGGTTGTGCACGTGCATGTTGAACGTGCACGACAAAATTTAGACTAGAGAATTATAATGTTTTGAACTTAACATATCAGACTCTTATTGTAATAAAGAATGTATTCATACGCGCACGCGTACACATACAAAAAAATCCGTAACACAACATGGACTGTATGTACGAAATGTAAGTTAATATACAATACCTTGTTCCCTTTCAAGGGAGGTAAGCTTTGACGACACTGAACTTAATCGGCTCTCCGCATTATTCAGCCGATTGTTGATCCCACTTTTAGCACTTTGCAAATCTGAGCTTGTTTTAGTAAGAGTATTTTGTACTTCACGGATCTTGTCTAAGGAATGTTTTGATTTCTCTTCTATATCTTCccttacttcttttaattttatgtcgGTTTTATTTTCGATTTTCATGTTCGAGTTTTCCATCATGTTTCGGAGGTCAACGTTCATAGCATTCATCAGTGTCATTTGAGATTTCATATCTGATTGGAACGTCTAAAAATTGTTAGTAAACTTTTGTATAACTTCCCGCATGTGTTTTTTCTCCATATGTATCATTTTCTGAACTGCCActgattttttgttaattttagttTTGATAAAAGATTCTGAAATGTCTTGCATACTCttaattttatcagttattaGTGATTCAGACCTTTGTTCAACGttcttgattttatcatttatcagaGATTCAGACATTCTTTCAACGTCTTTCTTCACGCCGATAATAGCTGCCGTTACGTTAGCATGAATGTCTTCTATTTTGCTTTCTATATTTTTCATAGTAGATCTCGTTTCTGCCAGCTCAGATTTTATATCGTTTGTTACATAATCTATCCTCCTtgacaatatttcataaatagtaTCAAGGCTTAATTCTACCGACACAGTACTGGCCAGGTAGAACAATGAAAGGaagtaaataattttaattcCAATTTGAACCATTTTCCCACAATTCTGCAAAACTTTTGATGTCCAATGCGCTTTATAGACAATGAAAAGTGTATTGTTACAATGTCCCTATCCTGAGCCGCATGCATGCTTTATGCATGCCATATTCACGtggtttacataaaaaatatatggttgccCGGATGAACCAATGattaatatttatgaaatcaTTATGAACTTCATTAattaataatatgaattaaggcaccgcctagcatggggatttatcttttattctacttaaaaagaaatattcagcACTCAAAagatttagtgtcatcatacctcttacagtgCATATCATACTTTGCTAAATTTAcaggaagccgtgacggtgacgtcattcaccgcgttctcgcactggcttttggtagttattttgtttgtttgcactccacgcagaaacttgacggcctttacacttccttactgttttaaaagtgtttttcagttgcatgtacagttttcattacaataaagaagtaaaagaatcatgttgacgcggtttacgaatttctgtgaatgattcggggtgctcggatgttcatgatgacaaccagtctgcggtgtgtacataaaccggaaccggaaaacatcgaaaaaattgcctcagtattaGACTGGTGCCCGTGTTTACTCTCTACGTTCCATAAACGACCGGTATGAGGTAATCTTTAAGGTGAAGGTCATCGGAAGTTGCAGGTACTTGCGactgtaaacaaatatggcgtCCGTAGAAACTATTGAGGCGCGTCTCAATGTCAAACTAAAAGCGCAGCAGTTAGAGGCTATTCGGCTGTCGGAGAAGCATGATGTTTTATGCGTACTTCCGACAGGCTTTGGTAAAACAAAGATAATAGAGGGCATAGCCCTGTCATCAGATGACAGATGTGTTATTGTCGTAGAAGCGCTGAATGGCATTATGCAGCAACAAAATAGCCAATTTCAGTCTTCTATTACTTTAACAGAGGAGTTTATTCGGAAAATGTCAGCTGGAGATTCTGACACGATGGTATGCATACATAATTTGATTAGAGTCAGT is a window from the Mercenaria mercenaria strain notata chromosome 7, MADL_Memer_1, whole genome shotgun sequence genome containing:
- the LOC123555104 gene encoding cerebellin-4-like, with amino-acid sequence MKSQMTLMNAMNVDLRNMMENSNMKIENKTDIKLKEVREDIEEKSKHSLDKIREVQNTLTKTSSDLQSAKSGINNRLNNAESRLSSVSSKLTSLEREQESQEDNFDGQISRLSNRISKEEARKVAFSAKLETKRSHYGKCEKIIFDEVVYSHGGGYSSSTGIFTAPKSGTYLFTFNVQGGYNNTAHVGLIVRGSWTTAAIVQGGPKRTGGNAGIAYLSSGDKVWIQTYNQQKYYIWPGRTTFNGILID